In a single window of the Elaeis guineensis isolate ETL-2024a chromosome 8, EG11, whole genome shotgun sequence genome:
- the LOC105050031 gene encoding aspartyl protease family protein At5g10770, whose protein sequence is MAQHQSTSKGLMEMGLLLFLALSFLLATASSLIDAPLSSCSSKFKTDHHHNHHLNGSGLHLVLHHPRSPCAPATLHHLPFSTVLSHDDSRAQFLAARLTKTSHRPRSPLLNPNAASVPLSSGMPIGAGNYITRVGLGTPSTSYVMLVDTGSSLTWVQCSPCRVSCHDQVGSPFDPSASATYRSVSCSAPECDGLESATLNPSACTTSNVCIYQASYGDSSFSVGYLGRDSLSLGTGGVFPSFVYGCGQDNEGLFGRSAGLIGLARNKLSLLSQLAPKFGNVFSYCLPTTASTGYLSIGSYPPAPYVYTPMVSSSSDDSLYYVRLTGITVGGKGIAAAPSAYTTVPTIIDSGTVISRLPSDVYSALSKAVVAALGGRARAPAYSILDTCYKGSATGLVAPEVDMAFQGGATLKLPTRNVMIDVDSSTTCLAFAPTQRVAIIGNRQQQTFRVAYDLARSRIGFAAGGCG, encoded by the exons ATGGCTCAGCACCAGAGCACCTCCAAAGGTCTTATGGAGATGGGGTTGCTTCTCTTTCTtgctctctcttttctccttgCAACAGCATCTTCTCTCATAGACGCTCCCCTCAGCTCATGCTCTTCCAAATTCAAGA CGGACCACCACCACAACCACCATCTCAACGGCTCCGGCCTCCACCTCGTCCTCCACCACCCGCGGAGCCCCTGCGCCCCCGCCACCCTCCACCACCTCCCCTTCTCCACCGTCCTCTCCCACGACGACTCCCGCGCGCAATTCCTCGCCGCCCGGCTGACCAAAACCTCCCACCGGCCGAGATCCCCCCTCCTCAACCCAAACGCCGCCAGCGTCCCCCTCAGCTCCGGCATGCCGATCGGCGCCGGCAACTACATCACCCGCGTCGGCCTCGGCACCCCCTCCACCTCCTACGTCATGCTCGTCGACACCGGTTCCTCCCTCACCTGGGTCCAGTGCTCCCCCTGCCGCGTCTCCTGCCACGACCAGGTCGGCTCCCCCTTCGACCCCTCCGCCTCCGCCACCTACCGCTCCGTCTCCTGCTCCGCCCCCGAGTGCGACGGCCTCGAGTCCGCCACCCTCAACCCCTCCGCTTGCACCACCTCCAACGTCTGCATCTACCAGGCCAGCTACGGCGACAGTTCCTTCTCCGTCGGCTACCTCGGCAGGGACTCCCTCTCCCTCGGCACCGGCGGAGTCTTCCCCAGCTTCGTCTACGGCTGCGGCCAGGACAACGAGGGCCTCTTCGGTAGGTCGGCCGGCCTCATCGGCCTCGCACGTAACAAGCTATCCCTGCTATCCCAGCTCGCACCAAAGTTCGGCAACGTCTTCTCCTACTGCTTGCCCACCACCGCGTCCACCGGATATCTCTCCATCGGGTCATACCCGCCGGCGCCGTATGTATACACCCCCATGGTCTCCAGCTCGTCGGACGACTCTTTGTACTACGTCAGGCTCACCGGCATCACGGTCGGAGGGAAGGGGATCGCGGCGGCGCCGTCGGCGTACACCACTGTGCCGACGATCATCGACTCGGGGACCGTGATCAGTCGGCTGCCGTCCGATGTCTACTCGGCGTTGAGCAAGGCGGTGGTGGCGGCGCTCGGGGGGCGTGCGCGGGCGCCGGCGTACTCGATACTGGACACGTGCTACAAGGGCAGTGCAACGGGGCTGGTGGCGCCGGAGGTGGACATGGCGTTCCAAGGCGGCGCGACGTTGAAGCTGCCGACGAGGAACGTGATGATCGACGTGGATAGCAGTACGACGTGCCTGGCGTTCGCGCCGACCCAGAGGGTGGCGATCATCGGGAACAGGCAGCAGCAGACCTTTCGGGTGGCGTACGATTTGGCGAGGTCTAGGATTGGGTTCGCCGCCGGTGGGTGCGGGTGA